In the Flavobacterium pallidum genome, one interval contains:
- a CDS encoding leucyl aminopeptidase family protein, whose product MKITTVPELARFEGTIMIPVFETNAKSLVPIEFHGVSVSSKVFYGKKDSVYQVDKYDSLHLFIGLGKTPDYKSVFTIFRRIALRNKESFNTKTALVLPDDFPNDMAEAAFSGLLAGTYDIGHFKKTEAHPFLKEGFELVLLSKNENDDTAERAFKIAKAKLETYHLVDLPPNVITPEYLADWAIKTGNEVGFKTTVFDKDACSKLGMDAFLAVAQGSAREPQFIIMEYTPANPGKNTKHVGLVGKGITFDTGGLNIKTAGMLHMKSDMAGGAAVLGALRLIADLKLDAKVTAIVPACENAVDSTSFVPADVIKSYSGHSIEIIDTDAEGRLILADGLSYLIKNYKPEYVVDIATLTGSSVATLGYECGALFTNNDDISKQLQHCGDAIGERLWQLPLWDAYKQDIESEIADVKNFSGKPVAGAISAAKFLEFFTDNHKAWAHLDVAGVAFGDDEFAKTKHGTAFGVHLLTKFIENL is encoded by the coding sequence ATGAAAATAACAACTGTACCCGAACTGGCCCGTTTTGAAGGAACAATTATGATTCCGGTTTTTGAAACCAATGCAAAAAGCCTTGTCCCGATTGAGTTTCATGGGGTTTCGGTTTCTTCGAAAGTCTTCTACGGAAAAAAAGATTCGGTGTATCAGGTCGATAAATATGACAGTTTACACCTCTTTATCGGGCTGGGGAAAACGCCGGATTACAAATCCGTATTTACCATTTTCAGGCGGATTGCGCTGAGAAATAAGGAAAGTTTCAATACTAAAACGGCATTGGTCCTTCCTGATGACTTTCCGAATGATATGGCTGAAGCCGCTTTTTCAGGTTTGCTTGCCGGAACTTATGATATCGGCCATTTCAAAAAAACAGAAGCCCACCCCTTTTTAAAAGAGGGATTTGAGTTGGTCCTGTTGTCTAAAAATGAAAATGATGATACTGCGGAAAGGGCTTTCAAAATTGCAAAAGCAAAACTGGAAACGTACCACCTGGTCGATTTGCCACCTAACGTCATTACGCCAGAATACCTTGCCGATTGGGCCATAAAAACAGGGAACGAGGTCGGTTTTAAAACCACAGTATTTGATAAGGATGCCTGTTCCAAACTCGGCATGGATGCTTTCTTAGCTGTAGCACAAGGCAGTGCAAGGGAACCGCAATTCATCATTATGGAATATACTCCGGCAAATCCGGGCAAAAACACCAAACATGTTGGATTGGTTGGAAAAGGAATCACGTTTGACACGGGCGGACTCAACATCAAAACGGCTGGAATGTTGCATATGAAGTCTGATATGGCGGGTGGGGCTGCGGTTTTAGGTGCGCTGCGGCTGATTGCTGATTTGAAATTGGATGCCAAAGTTACCGCCATTGTCCCTGCCTGTGAAAACGCTGTCGACAGTACTTCATTTGTTCCGGCGGATGTGATTAAAAGTTACAGCGGCCATTCGATTGAAATTATCGATACTGATGCGGAGGGCAGGTTAATCCTTGCTGACGGACTTTCTTACCTGATTAAAAATTACAAACCGGAATATGTTGTCGATATCGCAACATTGACAGGAAGCAGCGTAGCAACTTTAGGTTATGAATGCGGCGCCTTATTTACCAATAATGACGATATTTCAAAGCAGTTGCAGCATTGCGGCGATGCAATTGGGGAACGTTTGTGGCAGCTTCCATTATGGGATGCCTACAAGCAGGACATTGAAAGTGAGATTGCCGATGTGAAAAACTTTAGCGGTAAACCTGTTGCGGGAGCGATCAGTGCTGCGAAATTCCTCGAGTTTTTTACCGACAATCACAAAGCCTGGGCACATCTTGACGTGGCAGGCGTGGCTTTTGGCGATGATGAATTTGCAAAAACCAAACACGGCACTGCTTTTGGCGTGCATTTATTGACTAAATTTATTGAAAATCTATAG
- a CDS encoding alpha/beta hydrolase, with protein sequence MNTKTDTNIKQHHPGTEEPQLNILLTTDEDDQRPVYISGNFNKWHTQDRNFEMEKIGNGLYHFKFPEDFIYPDEMLYKFTKGDWSEVEIDKFGNRTENRSCRQTKGLRREHVEKWRKNWLPFKPNFLPQIQLISEGFDMPQLNKKRRIWALLPHDYDTSTAHYPVMYLQDAQNLFNEKAQYGNWEIDKKLAVMSEYKIGKIIIIAIEHAEKDRIKEYNVGKTILGAGEGKKYIRFITDTLKPFVDKKFRTKPGREYTGIGGSSMGGLVSIFSGLMYPEVYGKLMIFSPSLWVVPKMDFTNIDFAEPGDTKIYLYAGGDESKTMLAQVKKFKKRMIENEFVADKMKIQLSINMEGKHSETYWSDEFPKAIEWLFFNTKN encoded by the coding sequence ATGAATACCAAAACCGATACCAATATTAAACAGCATCATCCGGGAACGGAAGAACCACAACTCAATATCCTGTTAACCACAGACGAGGATGACCAAAGGCCCGTTTACATTTCCGGAAATTTCAATAAATGGCATACTCAGGACCGGAATTTCGAAATGGAGAAAATTGGTAACGGCCTCTACCATTTCAAATTTCCTGAAGATTTCATTTACCCCGATGAAATGCTGTATAAATTCACCAAAGGCGACTGGAGCGAGGTTGAAATTGACAAATTCGGGAACCGTACCGAAAACCGTTCCTGCCGCCAGACCAAAGGCCTGCGCCGCGAACATGTGGAGAAATGGCGTAAGAACTGGCTGCCATTCAAACCAAATTTCCTGCCGCAGATCCAATTGATTTCTGAAGGTTTTGATATGCCTCAGCTCAATAAAAAGCGACGCATCTGGGCTTTGTTGCCACACGATTATGATACATCAACAGCCCATTATCCTGTAATGTACCTGCAGGATGCGCAGAATCTCTTTAATGAAAAAGCGCAGTACGGCAACTGGGAAATCGATAAGAAACTGGCCGTCATGTCTGAATACAAGATTGGTAAAATCATCATTATTGCCATTGAGCATGCCGAAAAGGACAGGATTAAGGAATATAATGTAGGCAAAACGATTCTCGGTGCTGGAGAAGGTAAGAAATACATCCGTTTTATAACTGATACACTGAAGCCGTTTGTGGATAAAAAGTTCAGGACCAAGCCAGGCAGGGAATATACAGGCATAGGTGGAAGTTCCATGGGGGGATTGGTAAGCATCTTCAGCGGACTCATGTATCCTGAAGTATATGGTAAACTGATGATTTTCTCGCCATCGCTTTGGGTAGTGCCTAAAATGGATTTTACGAACATTGATTTTGCAGAACCCGGCGATACCAAAATCTACCTGTATGCCGGCGGCGATGAAAGCAAAACGATGCTCGCACAGGTGAAGAAGTTTAAGAAGAGAATGATCGAGAATGAATTCGTCGCCGACAAGATGAAAATCCAGCTCAGCATCAATATGGAAGGAAAGCACAGCGAAACATACTGGAGTGATGAATTCCCAAAAGCGATCGAGTGGCTTTTTTTTAATACCAAGAATTAA
- a CDS encoding thioredoxin family protein, whose translation MKNVMIAFLLLSSAANSQQLHWVTDIDKALREAAVANKEVLLFFTVSEQCENCEKLDKNIFGSEAFQAFAKENYIPVRIDFSQKPTEELTDRMIEKNLLIIEKYNKDGFFPLVVVLDKNAKVLGKTGVYKEETPAQFVSLLRKF comes from the coding sequence ATGAAAAACGTAATGATTGCCTTTCTTTTACTTTCATCGGCAGCGAACAGCCAGCAATTGCATTGGGTAACCGATATTGATAAAGCGCTCCGGGAAGCCGCAGTGGCCAATAAGGAAGTGTTGTTGTTCTTTACCGTTTCGGAACAATGTGAAAACTGTGAGAAACTGGATAAAAATATATTTGGAAGTGAAGCATTCCAGGCTTTCGCCAAAGAGAATTACATACCGGTCAGGATTGATTTCTCCCAAAAACCGACGGAAGAGCTGACGGACAGGATGATTGAGAAAAACCTGCTGATCATTGAAAAATACAATAAGGATGGTTTTTTTCCATTAGTGGTAGTACTCGACAAAAACGCAAAGGTTTTGGGTAAAACAGGCGTATATAAAGAAGAAACACCCGCACAATTTGTGAGCCTGCTGCGGAAATTTTAA
- a CDS encoding LTA synthase family protein, whose amino-acid sequence MMTKFLPKGRFSLLTAFASWFLVASLLLRIAFMIWQHDEVSWNIIDLLRTLCTGVFFDLGTLSFILLPAALYFSVLPKRLIGSWFDKIITYFFTVLILFILVLTFFAEITFWDEFRTRFNFIAVDYLIYTHEVVANIKESYPLPILIGGVLMITMLILSVFYKMGVFRATFSNSPSIKKRLLAAGTFIIVAILFSVGITNNQAEWSANRYNSEISKAGIYSFFSAFRNNQMKYTEFYSSVDNGAAFALVRNKLASPNTQFTTDMQSIHRSITATDTVANKNVVFILVESLSAKFLGEFGNDEHISPFMDSIAQQSICFKNLYATGTRTVRGMEAVTLSIPPTPGQSIVKRPDNHNLYTVASVFKKREYDCNFFYGGDGYFDNMNSFFGGNGFTIYDRGRGSVLSDDIKTTRHNITDAEVTFENAWGICDEDIFNKMLGVADRQYQSGKPFFNFIMTTSNHRPYTYPSGKIDIPSGKSREGAVKYTDYALRQLFRKASRKPWFKNTVFVIIADHCASSAGKDEIDLANYHIPSFIINAGTVQKVETQCSQIDIFPTLFGLFGWHYDSDFYGKNVLENGFEERFFSGTYRKLALVKKNKAMILSDQKQQHFYKWDKNTNDLLPLPMDKGFLTETISFYQTADYLFTNRKLK is encoded by the coding sequence ATGATGACAAAATTCCTGCCCAAAGGAAGGTTTTCCTTGCTCACAGCGTTCGCTTCGTGGTTCCTGGTAGCTTCATTGCTGCTGCGTATCGCTTTCATGATATGGCAGCACGACGAAGTATCCTGGAATATCATTGATTTACTGCGTACCTTGTGTACAGGGGTTTTCTTCGATTTAGGGACTTTGTCTTTCATTTTACTGCCAGCAGCATTGTACTTTTCAGTCTTGCCTAAACGTTTGATAGGTTCGTGGTTTGATAAAATCATCACTTATTTTTTCACGGTATTGATTTTGTTTATACTCGTGCTGACCTTCTTTGCGGAAATCACCTTCTGGGATGAATTTCGCACCCGCTTCAATTTCATCGCTGTCGATTACCTGATTTATACGCACGAAGTCGTAGCCAATATCAAGGAATCTTATCCATTGCCGATTTTGATCGGCGGCGTGCTGATGATTACAATGCTGATATTATCCGTATTTTACAAAATGGGCGTATTCCGTGCGACGTTCTCCAATTCCCCTTCAATAAAAAAACGTTTGCTTGCTGCCGGAACCTTCATTATTGTCGCCATATTATTTTCGGTAGGGATTACAAATAACCAGGCGGAGTGGTCTGCTAACCGCTATAATTCAGAAATCTCGAAAGCGGGAATCTATTCGTTCTTTTCTGCCTTCCGAAACAACCAGATGAAATACACCGAGTTTTATTCTTCTGTTGATAACGGCGCCGCTTTTGCTTTGGTGCGCAATAAACTTGCTTCGCCCAATACACAATTCACGACCGACATGCAGTCGATCCACCGCAGCATCACCGCCACCGATACTGTTGCCAATAAGAATGTGGTGTTTATCCTTGTGGAAAGCCTGAGCGCAAAATTCCTTGGTGAATTTGGCAATGACGAGCATATCAGCCCGTTTATGGACAGTATCGCACAACAATCAATATGTTTTAAGAATTTATATGCCACAGGAACCCGTACGGTCCGTGGTATGGAAGCCGTTACGCTGAGTATCCCGCCAACACCGGGCCAGAGCATTGTGAAAAGGCCAGACAACCACAACCTGTATACTGTAGCTTCTGTGTTTAAGAAACGGGAATACGACTGCAACTTTTTCTATGGCGGCGATGGCTATTTTGACAATATGAATAGTTTTTTCGGGGGTAACGGTTTTACGATTTATGACCGCGGCCGTGGCAGCGTGTTAAGCGATGATATTAAGACCACACGCCACAATATCACTGATGCCGAAGTAACGTTTGAAAATGCCTGGGGGATCTGCGATGAGGATATTTTTAATAAAATGCTGGGCGTGGCCGATAGGCAGTACCAATCGGGAAAACCGTTCTTCAATTTCATCATGACCACATCAAACCACAGGCCGTACACGTATCCTTCCGGTAAAATCGATATTCCATCGGGGAAGAGCAGGGAAGGGGCTGTAAAGTATACTGATTATGCCTTAAGGCAATTGTTTCGTAAAGCAAGCCGTAAGCCATGGTTTAAAAACACAGTGTTTGTAATCATTGCAGATCATTGTGCGAGCAGCGCCGGAAAAGATGAAATCGACTTAGCCAATTACCACATCCCGTCTTTTATTATCAATGCAGGTACGGTGCAGAAAGTGGAGACGCAATGCTCACAGATTGATATTTTCCCAACGCTTTTTGGCTTATTCGGATGGCATTACGATTCGGATTTCTATGGTAAAAACGTACTGGAAAATGGTTTTGAAGAGCGTTTCTTTTCAGGTACCTATCGCAAACTGGCATTGGTAAAGAAAAATAAGGCCATGATTTTATCAGACCAAAAGCAGCAGCATTTTTACAAATGGGATAAAAATACGAATGATTTGTTGCCGTTGCCTATGGATAAAGGCTTCCTCACAGAAACCATATCATTTTACCAAACCGCGGATTACCTGTTTACAAATCGCAAACTGAAATAA
- the fabG gene encoding 3-oxoacyl-[acyl-carrier-protein] reductase → MKLLEGKTAIITGASRGIGKGIAEVFAKHGANVAFTYSASAESAMALENELNGLGIKAKGYQSNAADFNEAHTFVDAVLTDFGSVDILINNAGITKDNLLMRMSEEDFDKVIDVNLKSVFNMTKAIQKTFLKQRSGSIINMSSVVGVKGNAGQTNYAASKAGVIGFTKSVALELGSRNIRCNAIAPGFIETEMTAKLNEDVVKGWAESIPLKRGGSTEDVANACLFLASNMSGYITGQVLNVDGGMLT, encoded by the coding sequence ATGAAATTACTAGAAGGAAAAACAGCAATCATCACAGGAGCCAGCCGCGGCATCGGAAAAGGGATAGCGGAAGTTTTTGCAAAACACGGCGCGAATGTCGCCTTTACATACAGCGCTTCGGCCGAGTCGGCAATGGCGCTTGAAAATGAGTTGAACGGTTTAGGCATCAAAGCCAAAGGATACCAGTCCAATGCTGCCGATTTCAACGAAGCACATACCTTTGTAGATGCTGTTTTGACCGACTTTGGAAGCGTTGACATCCTGATCAACAATGCCGGGATTACAAAGGACAATCTTTTGATGCGCATGTCTGAAGAGGATTTCGATAAAGTGATCGATGTCAACCTGAAATCAGTATTCAACATGACCAAGGCCATCCAGAAAACCTTCCTGAAGCAACGCTCAGGCTCAATCATCAATATGAGTTCGGTAGTAGGAGTGAAGGGAAATGCCGGGCAAACGAACTACGCAGCGTCCAAGGCCGGTGTCATCGGTTTTACAAAGTCGGTTGCTTTGGAACTCGGATCAAGGAATATCCGCTGCAACGCAATCGCTCCGGGCTTTATTGAGACGGAAATGACTGCAAAGCTGAATGAAGACGTCGTAAAAGGATGGGCTGAATCCATTCCGCTAAAACGTGGCGGAAGTACCGAAGATGTTGCCAATGCGTGCCTGTTCCTGGCTTCTAACATGAGCGGGTACATTACAGGGCAGGTTTTGAATGTAGATGGCGGGATGCTGACGTAA